DNA from Sphingomonas psychrotolerans:
GTGCCGCGGTTCGCGAAGCCAGCCCGCAGCCGATCTTCATCCTGGGCTTCCCGCGTTCGGGGACCACTTTGGTCGAGCAGACGCTGAACTCGCATCCGAACATCTCGGCGGGCGACGAGCTGCCGATCGTGAATTCGATCGCGCAGCGCGCCCAGCTTCTGCTGGGGAGCCCCGGCGCTTATCCCGTCGCGCTCAGCGAATTGTGGCTCGGCGATCGACGCGGGCATATCGACACGCTGCGCGACCTGTATCTCAACGAGGCGCACGAAATGGGCGCGGTCGCGCCCGGCAAAAGCTGGTTCACCGACAAGATGCCGCTCAATGAAACGCATCTCGGGCTGATCAGCCTGCTATTTCCGAAATCGCCGATCATTCATCTCGTCCGTCACCCGCTCGACGTGGTGCTCTCGGTCTTCTCGAACGCGCTCACCCACGGCTTCTACTGCGCCAGCGCGCTCGAGAGCGCCGCGACGCATTATGCGCTGATCGCGGACCTCATCGCGCATTATCGATCGGTAATGCCGCTCCAATATCACGCAGTGCGCTATGAGGATCTGGTGACCGATCAGGAGCGCGAAGTGCGGGCGATGCTCGACTTTATCGGCGAGCCGTTCGATCCGGCGGTGCTCGCATTTCACGAGAATGCCCGGCACGCCCGCACCGCCAGCTATGCGCAGGTGACCGAGAAGCTCTATACGCGCTCGCGCTTCCGCTATCGCAACTATCTCAGGCATCTCGAGCCCGTGATTCCGATCCTCGAGCCCGCGATCGAACGGCTCGGCTATTCGATCGAGCGCTAGCCGCGACGTTTCCGGCTACATGCCGGCGCGACCGGCGCAGGTCGAGTTCGAACCGCTCGAGTCGGACACGTAGAGGTTGTAGCCGCTGAACGTCTCGTGCAGCGCCGAGGCTTCGGCGGGATTGACGAGGAATGTCTGGCGGATAGCGTGCTGCCACGAAACCGAGGGAGGAAGCGACGGCGCCGGAGGGGAGGGTCGCCAGCAGCAATGCGTTGTTGAAGCGGATCTTCTCCCCTGTTGGTCTTGGTCTGGGTTCTCCTGTTTGCGAGTCCCGAGGATTCCGCTCGGCGTGGGCCCTTTCCGGTGGCAGCGCCGGAGACGAAAAAGGCGACCCCGGATTTCTCCGGGGCCGCCCCTTTCAGGCCAGGCGGCGATTAGATGCCGGCACGGCTGGTGCAGGTCGAGTTCGAACCGCTCGAGTCCGACACGTAGAGGTTGTAGCCGCCGAGCGTGCCGTTGACGCTCGAGACTTCGGCCGAGTTCACCAGGAAGGTCTGGCGAACCGCGTGCTGCCACGAAGCCGGAAGCGCGCCGATGTTCGAACGCGCGAGCAGGCCCGAGTTGTTGTACGTCGCGGCAACGCGGGTGAAGAGACCGGTGCGGTTGGCGCCGGCTGCGTCGAGCGTCGTGACATAGTCGGTGTTGAAGTTCAGGAAGTTGCGTATTGCCGCTGCGTTCGAACCGGTGCCGTCGGCGGCGTAGCAGGTATAGCCCAGATACTGGGTCGAGCCCGTGATCGGATAACCGTTGGTCGGGTTCGCGAGCCCGGTGCCGGTATAGATCACTTCGTACCAGGCGAGCGGGTTGTCGCGCGTGGCATTGCCGAACACGTTCGCGCCGCCGCCCTTGTAGGTCGGGATATGGACCTGGCGCGTATCGGCGACATTGTCGACCAGCGTGCCGCTGCTGTCCGACTGCGGCGGCAGGACCGTACCGAAGGCGGTGGTGGCGTTCGCCGCGCTCGGCATGAACCACGACCCCGAGGTGCCCCCCTTCAGTGCCGCTGCCTTCAGGCCGCCCGGCGCGCTCGGCGAGCCGTCGATATAATCGGCGCCGATATAGCCGATCTTGCCGTTGAGCTTGACGACTGCCTTCGAGGGCGAGGCATAGTCGGGCGCGAACTTGATCGCGCTGGCGACGCGGCCGCTGCCATCGGCGACGAGGAACCGGCCGCTGCCGTTGACGCCGATCGGATAGGAGGTCGCTGCCTTGCCGGCATTTTCGGCCGGTACGACGATGGCGGTGCCGTTGAAATATTCGGAACCGACCAGCGTTGCCGTGCCCGAGCCCGCTTCAGGCTGGGTGCTCGTGGTCTGCAGACCCGTGTCCGCGCGAACCGTGCCGAAGGTCGGACGGGTCGTCGCCGACTCGCCGCGGTTGTACGGCAGCGTCTCGGCGTTGCGCTTGTAGTTGTTGCTCGCGCCGGTTCCGCACTGCGCGGCAAGCGCGCGGGTGAAGATGTCTGTCGTGCCCGAGCGGTCGAGACGGCCGACGAGACGGACCGGAACGCCGTCCGTGCCCCAACGACCCGGATTCTCGGTGCCGTCATCGGCATCCATCAGGCTCACGCCGCCATTGTCGGTGGTGAAGCTGGCGTCCAGGAAGTTGGTGATGCTGCCGTTGAACACGCCGCAATAGGTCGCCTGGCTCATGCGCAGGCCGCCGGCGCCGATGACGTTGTTGAGGATGAGCTGCGGGAACTGGATGTTGAAGCTGTAGTCCGAACCCGTGGTGTCGTTGTGACCGTAGGTCGGGCTATAGGCGATCGCGACCGGGAGCACGAACTTCGGGAACATGACCGGCGCGCCGCCATTGGTCTGCGCGGCACCGCCCGTATAGGTGGTGAGATCGCCGTCGGTCACCGAGGAGTCGGCGAAAGCGAACTGGATCTTGGTCCAGGTGGCGAAGGGGTTCGGATTGGCCGCGCCGATCTGGAATGCGGCGGTCGAAGTGAGCGTGCCGGGGGCAACCCACGAGCTGCGACCGGTGCCCGAGCCCGAACCGATATAGCGGCCGAGGAAGCCCGGAAAGAGCGACTGGGTCGAGCAGTTGAAGACGCCCGACGGCGACGGCAGGTTGGTCGGCTCGGCGATCGTCGAGACGGTGCCGGCGGTGGTCGAGGTGCCGATCAGGCCGAGGCTCGAATTGCCGTCGACGCAGTTGAGCTCCTGGACGAGCACGCCTTGGATCGACGTAGCGCCGGTGCCGTGCACCGCGCGCTCGCCGTCATTGCTGGCCGTAACCTGTGCCTGGGCGAAGGACGAGGCGAGAGCGCTGGAGGCGACGGTCGCCAGAAACAGCGCGTTCTTGAAACGCTTCATGGGTCTTCTCCTGTTTGGAACATGCCTTAAGAAAGTCGATTCTTTCGAGTCACAGCTCTGCCATTCCCGAAAACAAGTTGTCGGGTCCGGTCGATTTATTGTTCTTAAGGTCACGTAAAGTCTGGGTAACCAATCCTGCGATCGGCGTCAGACCCTCGTTCTGCATTGTGGCGCATCGTGAATCATTTGGATGATATCGTGCCTATGCGCCGGTAAACTGTTTCATCATGTATCGATATTATCGAATGTGACTCGATATCGAACCGACAAATGAACAGTTACACCGCTTAGATGACAGAATTGTTATATGAATTTGTATGAAAGCGCGAACAAATACGTTAGATTAGTTCTTCATAAACGTAGAATTTATCTAACGGTAAGCTGAAAAATTCTAGAAGATAAATGCAATTTTATTGTAGCATTTTACGAATAAGACTGCCTCTAGGCGTCGAATTCAAATTCGCATACCCGATGGGCGCGCCGGGACCAGCAGGTGGTGCATGATCGACGATAGCATGGTGCCCGGGACAAATATTGAAGGTTCCTGTGACATAGTGCCAGGCGCGCCGGAGCCGGCGGAAGCACGCGCGACAGCGGAGCGCGCCCCCGGCCTGGCCTCGATGCTCGCCGCGCGGGGGCTGCTTCCCGAGGAAGGACTGCAGCGCGCCTTGCTGATCGAGCGCGAGTCGGGGGAGCGCCTCGACGCCGTCGTGACCCGGCTCGGGATGCTCTCGGAGGACCGGCTCGTCACCGAGCTGGCCAGCTTTTGCGGTCTTGCCGCGATCGGTGCCGAGGCCTTTCCCGCCACGCCGATCGAAGGTCCCGAACTCTCGCTCGCCTTTCTCCGCGATATCCGGGCGCTGCCGGTCGCGATCGACGCAGATGTGGTCCACATCGTCGTGTCGAACCCGTTCGATCCGTTCGTGGTGCAGGCCTTCGCCTTCATGTTCCAGCGGCAGGTGGAGCGGGTGGTGGGACGGGCCAGCGACATCGATGCGGCGATCGAGCGGCTCTATCATGGCCAGCGGGCGAGCGCCGACGCGGTGGAAGACGCCGTCGACGACGAAGATCTCGAGCGGCTGAAGGACCTGGTAAGCGACGCGCCGGTGATTCGCGCGGTCAATCGCCTGATCGCGAACGCGGTCGACCAGCGCGCCTCCGACATCCATATCGAGCCCGGCGACGACGGGCTGGCGATCCGCTTCCGGATCGATGGGATGCTGCGCGATGCGGGGCGGCTGCCGGTGGCAATGCGCGCGCCTCTGGTCTCGCGCATCAAGGTGATGGCGCGGCTCAACATCGCCGAGCGGCGGCTCCCACAGGACGGGCGGATGCGCATTTCGGTGCGCGGCCACGAGATCGACCTGCGCGTCGCCACGGCGCCGTCGATCCATGGCGAGAGCGTCGTGATGCGGATCCTCGACCGCTCGAAGCTCGCGCTCGATTTCGCCGCGCTCGGCTTCGACGCTGCGCTGACCGGGCGGCTGCGCGAGGCGATCACGCGCCCGCATGGAATCGTATTGGTCACTGGCCCGACCGGCAGCGGCAAGACCACCACGCTCTATGCCGCATTGTCCGAACTCAATGCGCCCGAACACAAGCTGCTCACGGTCGAGGACCCGATCGAGTACCGCCTCGACGGAGTCATCCAGACCCAGGTCAATCCGGCGATCGGCTTCACCTTCGGATCGGCGCTGCGTTCGTTCCTGCGCCAAGATCCCGACGTGATGATGGTCGGCGAGATCCGCGACACCGAGACGGCACAAATCGCAGTCCAGGCGGCGCTCACCGGGCACATGATCCTTTCGACGCTGCACACCAACACCGCGGCGGGCGCGGTCTCGCGGCTGCTCGACATGGACGTCGAGCCGTTCCTGCTCGGCTCGGTGCTGACCGGGGTGCTCGCGCAGCGGCTCGTGCGCCGGCTCTGCCCCGACTGCCGGACGCCGTACGATCCGCGCGAGGACGCGCCCGAGGCGCTGCGTCCGCTGCTCGAGGCCGAGGGTATCCACCGCCTCTATCATCCGGTCGGCTGCGTCCGGTGCGGCGGCAGCGGCTATTCGGGGCGAATCGCCCTGCTCGAATTCCTGCGAGTCGACGTGGCGGTGTCGCGTCTCATCCTGCGCCGCGCGGACACCCGCGAGATCCTCGCCGCCGCGGAGCAGGGCGGCATGCGCAGCCTCGCCGCGGACGGCGTGGCCAAGGCAGGCGAGGGGCTGACGACGATCGAGGAAGTCCTGCGCGTCGCGAGCGGGGACGGGTGATGGCGACGTGGCGCTATCGCGCGATCCGCCCTGACGGATCCGCGCTGACCGGACAGATGGACGCGTTGGACCGCGACGATGCGGTGGCGAATCTGCGGCGGAACGGCGCCATCCCGTTCGAGTTGGTCGTCGTTCCGCCGCGCGCGCCGGGGCGACCACGGCGTGCCGGCGCGAAGGCGCGGGCGGCCGCATGCACCTGTATCAGCGAGCTCGCAGTGCTGATCGATGCCGGACTCCAGCTCGATCGCGCGCTCGCGCTGGCGATCGAGAATGTCGAGGACAAGAGCGTCGCGGCCCATCTGGCCGACATATTGCGCGAGGTCCGCGAAGGGGCGCCCCTGTCGCGTGCGATGGCGCGCAAGCCCGATCTCTTCTCCGCCACCGCCATCGCGATGACCGAGGCCGGCGAGGCCAATGGAAGGCTCGGCGAGGCGCTGTCGCGGCTCGCGGCGACGCTGGAGCAGGACGCCGAGCTGCGTCGCCTGATCGGATCGTCGATGATCTATCCGATCGCCTTGCTGGTTATCGCGGTCGGCGTGGTGCTGCTCATGCTGCTGTTCGTCGTGCCGCAGTTCGAAAGCATGTTCGCCAGCGCCGCAGACCGGCTTCCCGCCGCGACCGTCGTGGTGATGACCGCCAGCCGCGGACTGCGCGACTATGGCCTCGCGATGCTGCTCGCGGTCGCGGTCGCCGGGTTCGTGGCGGCGATCGCGCTTCGCCGCCCCGCGGTCCGGCTCGCCCGCGATCGGATGGTGCTGGCGTTGCCGCTGCTCGGCGAGCTCGTCCGTCGGATCGACACCGCGCGGTTCGCGCGCACGCTCGGCGCGCTGATCGAAGGCGAAGTGGCCTTGCCCGCGGCGCTGGCATTGGCGCGCCGGACGATTTCCAATCAGGTGCTGGGGGAAACCATCGCGCGCGTCGCCGACGGCGTGAAGGAAGGCGGCGGGCTCACCGCGCCGCTCGCCGCATCGGGCGCGCTGCCGCGGCTCGCGATCGGCTTCCTGCGCACCGGCGAGGAGACCTCGCAGCTCGGCATGATGCTGGGCCGCCTCGCCGACGTGCTCGATCGCGACATCCGCACGCGGATCGAGCGGCTGATCGGCATCCTGACCCCCGTGATTACCGTAGTGCTGGGAACGACGGTCGCCGCGATCATCGCCTCGATCATGTCGGCGATTCTCGGATTCAACGATCTCGCGCTGACATCATGAGCAAAAGGGTGGACGGTCATGAAAACAAGGCACGGACGCGAAGCGGGCTTCACGCTGCTCGAACTGCTGGTGGTGCTCGCCATCCTCGGGCTGCTCGCGGCGATCGTCGGCCCGCAGGTGATGAAATATCTCGACAGCTCGAAATCGCAATCGGCGCGGGTGCAGGCGAAGAACGTCGCCGCGGCGCTTAACCTCTTCAAGCTCGACGCGACCCGCTATCCGACGCAGGAGGAAGGCGTCGCGGCGCTGGTCAAGCAGCCGCCCAACGTGCCCAACTGGAACGGCCCCTATCTGGCCGAGCAGTCGGCGATCGTCGATCCGTGGGGCCGCCCCTATCTGCTGCGGATCCCGGGCGAGCACGGCGAAGTGGATGTCTATTCGCTGGGCGCGGACGGGCAGCCGGGCGGGACCGGCGAGGCCCGCGATGTCGGCGATTATTGAGCGGCCGCGCCGCCATTCCGCCGCGCCGACCTGCGGATTCACGCTGGTCGAGCTCCTCGTGATCCTCGCTATCCTGTCGCTCATGGCCGGAATCGTCTTTCCCTCGGTTGAGAAGGCGATGCGGCGACAGAGCTTCGTCGATTCGGCGCGGCGGGTGGAGCTGGGCCTCCGTTCGGCGCGCGCCGCCGCGGTGGGGGGCGGGATGGCCGTCCGCTTCGTCGCGGCGCGTGACGGCCATGGCTTTCGCTACGCCGGTCGTGAAGACCGCCTGCCGGAGACGGCTACGATCGCGTTGCCGGACCGGGGCATCCAGTTCTTCGCCGATGGAAGCGCGATCGGCGGCCCCGTCGAGGTGTCGGACGGTCGCTTCAGCCAGCGGCTTTTCGTCGATGACGCGCTCGGCCTGATCGAGCGCGCGCGATGAGCAAAGACGCTTCCGGCTTCAGTCTGGTCGAGACGCTGGTCGCGCTCGCGGTGATCGCGGCGATGTCGGCGCTGCTGTTCGAAATGGTGAGCGCGAACGCGGGTTTCGCGCAGGCGACTGCAAAACGCCGCGAGGCCGTTCTTCTCGCCGAGTCGTTGCTCGCCGCGACGACCGCGCCCAGCGACTCGCATACCGTCGCCGACACCGGCAAAGCCCGTGGCTTCAACTGGCGGATCACCCGCGCCCGACGCGGCGGCGGCGCGCGCGACACTGGCATCCCGCTCGAAGAGGTACGTATCACCGTCACCGATGGGACGACGGGCCGAAGCCTCACCAGCGTTCAGACGCTTCGGCTCGCGCACTGAGCCATGCGCCCGCATGCTTCTCCCGTGAACCGTGCGAACGCGTCGGGGTTCACGCTGATCGAATTGCTCGTCGGGCTGGCGCTGATGGGAATGGCCGCGTCGATGCTTCTCGCGGTCCTGCGGATGGCGGGGCTGATCGCGTTGCATGAGCGGATGCGCGCCTCGGGCCTGGACGAAGTCATCGCCGCGCAGCGCACCTTGCGGATCGGGATAGAGCGGCTTCGGCCGGTGGCGCGCCTCGATACTGCGAGACCGGTGATCGAGTTCCGCGGAAATGAGGCGATGCTGAACTACATCGCGCCGCCACCCGATCGGCACGCGCCGCAAGCGCTCCAGCGTTTTCGGCTAATACGCACCGCCACGGGCGACCTGGTTCTCTATGCGGCGAGCACGCGCAAGTCGCGGATCGACCCGCGCGGCTACGATCTCACCGGCTGGACGCCGACGACACTGCTGCGGGACACGGCCAGTCTGTCGATCAGCTACCGCGGCGTCCCCATCACTGGCGGCGAGCGCGCCTGGCTGAACCGTTGGTGGGACCGGACAAGCCCGCCTGAGCTGATCCGTATCCGGGTCGAATTCGCCGCGGGCGACCGGCGCCAATGGCCCGATCTGCTGATCCGGCCGCACGTGGCGACCACCACCTGTTTCGTCGACCAGGTGACCGGCGGATGCGGAGCGGAGCAATGAACGCGCGGGTGCTTCTCGATGCGGACATGCAGACGATGGGTCGATGGCTGCTTCAGGGCTGGCGCTGGTGGGCCGACGAGATTCGCGGGTTGCTGCCCGCCCGATTGCCAGGGGCGCGCGCAGGCAACACGGCTAGGTTCGCAATGGAGCAGGGCGCGCTCGTCGCGCTTGCGGGCGGCAGAAGCCGCGCCCGCGCGGCACCGAAGCCGGGAACGCGCGGGACGATCGTGATCCCGCCCGCCGATTGCCTGATACGATCGATCACGCGGCCGGCGATCGGCGAACGCGATTTGCGGCGCATGGTCGCATTCGAGGCCGATGCGCTGCTGCCGATCCCAGCGGGTTCGGCGCTGGTGGCGGCGCGGGTCGCGGGCAGCGCGGAAGCGGGCAAGATCCGGATCCAGGTCGCGGGGCTGCCGATCGACAAAGCCCGCGCGATCGCCGGCGTCGCAACCGCTGCCGGACTGGTTCCGGCGGCCGTGGTGATTGAGGAAGAGGATCGCCGCGCGCCGCCGCTCGACTTCGCGCCGGCGATGCGCGAGGCCGGCCTGCTCGCGACCCGGCGGAGCGCCACCACCCTGCTATGGGGGCTGGTCGCGGTCCTGCTGTTGCTCAACCTGACCCTGTGGGTGTGGCGCGATGCCGCGCGGGTGGCGCGGTTCGAACGGCTCGTCGCGGAGCAGCAGCCCGCAGTCGCCGTCGCGCAGAAGATCGCGCGTCGCGGCGAGCAGGACCAGCGTCTCATCGCGCGGTCGCTGACGTTGCGGCGCGTGCACGATCCGTTGCGCGTCCTCGCCGCGGTCGGCGACGCGCTGCCGCAAGGCGCATGGCTCCAGCGCTTCGTCTGGGACGGCGAGACGGTTCGCCTCGCGGGCTATCGCCCGGCCAGGGCCGATGTCGCGACGGCGCTGCGCCGCTCCGGCCGCTTCTCTGACGTGCGCAACATGGGGCAGGAGACTCAGGCGACGATGCCGACCGGCGATCCTTTCGATCTTGCCGCAAGGGTCGGGCGTTGATCCGCCCCGTTTCCGCCCGCGAGCGGCGCCTGATCGCGCTGCTGATCCTCACCGCGCTGATCGCGGCCGGCTATTTCCTGATCGTCGCGCCGGTCGTGGCGGGCTTCCAGTCGCGGGCCGAGCGGTTCGACCGGCTCGCACTGACTTATACGCACAATCTTCGCACCATCGCCACGATCCCGCGGCTGCGCCGCGAGGCCGAACTGCGGCGCGCGGCCAGCGTCTCTTTCGTCGCGGCCGCAGGGAATGCCGAGGCGGGACGCGAATGGCTCAAGGACCGGTTGCAACGCGCGGTCGACAGCGCCGGCGGCGCGTTCCGCGAAGGCAGCGATGCCGAAGCGTCTCCGGGCTGGGCGCGGGCGCGCGCCTCGGCGCGGATGACGCTGCCGCAGCTCGCTGCCGCGCTGGCACATCTGCAGAATCAGCCGCCTTGGCTCATCGTCGAGACCGTCAGCATCACTGCCGGCAATGTGATCGTCCCCGGTCAAGCCCCCAGCATGGACATGGAAATTGAAGCTTCGATCCCGCTTCGCCCTGCCGCCGCTCGATAGGTCGTCGGTGCTGCCGCTGGTACTCGCGGCGCTGCTCTGTGCGGCGCTGGCGTTCCAGACGCTCGTCGGCGGCGCGTTCGACCTGCCGGTGGCGGGGCCGGTGCGGGGAGGCGCGCCGGCGGGTCTCGCCGCGACCCGGCCGTCACCAATGGTCGTCGACCCGGCGATCGGTGCGCGATCGATGTTCACGCCGATCCTCATGCCGCCCAAGGAAAGCGCCGCGGCGCAGACGCTGCTCGGCAGCTATGCCGTGGTCGGCGCCATCCGGATCGGACGCGCCGGCTATGCGATCGCCCAAGGACCCGATGGTCGGACGTTCCGCGCGGGACCCGGGGCGAGGATCGGCG
Protein-coding regions in this window:
- a CDS encoding type 2 periplasmic-binding domain-containing protein, which encodes MKRFKNALFLATVASSALASSFAQAQVTASNDGERAVHGTGATSIQGVLVQELNCVDGNSSLGLIGTSTTAGTVSTIAEPTNLPSPSGVFNCSTQSLFPGFLGRYIGSGSGTGRSSWVAPGTLTSTAAFQIGAANPNPFATWTKIQFAFADSSVTDGDLTTYTGGAAQTNGGAPVMFPKFVLPVAIAYSPTYGHNDTTGSDYSFNIQFPQLILNNVIGAGGLRMSQATYCGVFNGSITNFLDASFTTDNGGVSLMDADDGTENPGRWGTDGVPVRLVGRLDRSGTTDIFTRALAAQCGTGASNNYKRNAETLPYNRGESATTRPTFGTVRADTGLQTTSTQPEAGSGTATLVGSEYFNGTAIVVPAENAGKAATSYPIGVNGSGRFLVADGSGRVASAIKFAPDYASPSKAVVKLNGKIGYIGADYIDGSPSAPGGLKAAALKGGTSGSWFMPSAANATTAFGTVLPPQSDSSGTLVDNVADTRQVHIPTYKGGGANVFGNATRDNPLAWYEVIYTGTGLANPTNGYPITGSTQYLGYTCYAADGTGSNAAAIRNFLNFNTDYVTTLDAAGANRTGLFTRVAATYNNSGLLARSNIGALPASWQHAVRQTFLVNSAEVSSVNGTLGGYNLYVSDSSGSNSTCTSRAGI
- a CDS encoding GspE/PulE family protein; this encodes MPGAPEPAEARATAERAPGLASMLAARGLLPEEGLQRALLIERESGERLDAVVTRLGMLSEDRLVTELASFCGLAAIGAEAFPATPIEGPELSLAFLRDIRALPVAIDADVVHIVVSNPFDPFVVQAFAFMFQRQVERVVGRASDIDAAIERLYHGQRASADAVEDAVDDEDLERLKDLVSDAPVIRAVNRLIANAVDQRASDIHIEPGDDGLAIRFRIDGMLRDAGRLPVAMRAPLVSRIKVMARLNIAERRLPQDGRMRISVRGHEIDLRVATAPSIHGESVVMRILDRSKLALDFAALGFDAALTGRLREAITRPHGIVLVTGPTGSGKTTTLYAALSELNAPEHKLLTVEDPIEYRLDGVIQTQVNPAIGFTFGSALRSFLRQDPDVMMVGEIRDTETAQIAVQAALTGHMILSTLHTNTAAGAVSRLLDMDVEPFLLGSVLTGVLAQRLVRRLCPDCRTPYDPREDAPEALRPLLEAEGIHRLYHPVGCVRCGGSGYSGRIALLEFLRVDVAVSRLILRRADTREILAAAEQGGMRSLAADGVAKAGEGLTTIEEVLRVASGDG
- a CDS encoding type II secretion system F family protein, whose protein sequence is MATWRYRAIRPDGSALTGQMDALDRDDAVANLRRNGAIPFELVVVPPRAPGRPRRAGAKARAAACTCISELAVLIDAGLQLDRALALAIENVEDKSVAAHLADILREVREGAPLSRAMARKPDLFSATAIAMTEAGEANGRLGEALSRLAATLEQDAELRRLIGSSMIYPIALLVIAVGVVLLMLLFVVPQFESMFASAADRLPAATVVVMTASRGLRDYGLAMLLAVAVAGFVAAIALRRPAVRLARDRMVLALPLLGELVRRIDTARFARTLGALIEGEVALPAALALARRTISNQVLGETIARVADGVKEGGGLTAPLAASGALPRLAIGFLRTGEETSQLGMMLGRLADVLDRDIRTRIERLIGILTPVITVVLGTTVAAIIASIMSAILGFNDLALTS
- the gspG gene encoding type II secretion system major pseudopilin GspG, giving the protein MKTRHGREAGFTLLELLVVLAILGLLAAIVGPQVMKYLDSSKSQSARVQAKNVAAALNLFKLDATRYPTQEEGVAALVKQPPNVPNWNGPYLAEQSAIVDPWGRPYLLRIPGEHGEVDVYSLGADGQPGGTGEARDVGDY
- a CDS encoding pilus assembly FimT family protein, with product MSAIIERPRRHSAAPTCGFTLVELLVILAILSLMAGIVFPSVEKAMRRQSFVDSARRVELGLRSARAAAVGGGMAVRFVAARDGHGFRYAGREDRLPETATIALPDRGIQFFADGSAIGGPVEVSDGRFSQRLFVDDALGLIERAR
- a CDS encoding type II secretion system protein; the encoded protein is MSKDASGFSLVETLVALAVIAAMSALLFEMVSANAGFAQATAKRREAVLLAESLLAATTAPSDSHTVADTGKARGFNWRITRARRGGGARDTGIPLEEVRITVTDGTTGRSLTSVQTLRLAH
- a CDS encoding prepilin-type N-terminal cleavage/methylation domain-containing protein, translated to MNRANASGFTLIELLVGLALMGMAASMLLAVLRMAGLIALHERMRASGLDEVIAAQRTLRIGIERLRPVARLDTARPVIEFRGNEAMLNYIAPPPDRHAPQALQRFRLIRTATGDLVLYAASTRKSRIDPRGYDLTGWTPTTLLRDTASLSISYRGVPITGGERAWLNRWWDRTSPPELIRIRVEFAAGDRRQWPDLLIRPHVATTTCFVDQVTGGCGAEQ
- a CDS encoding PilN domain-containing protein, with the protein product MNARVLLDADMQTMGRWLLQGWRWWADEIRGLLPARLPGARAGNTARFAMEQGALVALAGGRSRARAAPKPGTRGTIVIPPADCLIRSITRPAIGERDLRRMVAFEADALLPIPAGSALVAARVAGSAEAGKIRIQVAGLPIDKARAIAGVATAAGLVPAAVVIEEEDRRAPPLDFAPAMREAGLLATRRSATTLLWGLVAVLLLLNLTLWVWRDAARVARFERLVAEQQPAVAVAQKIARRGEQDQRLIARSLTLRRVHDPLRVLAAVGDALPQGAWLQRFVWDGETVRLAGYRPARADVATALRRSGRFSDVRNMGQETQATMPTGDPFDLAARVGR
- the gspM gene encoding type II secretion system protein GspM, whose amino-acid sequence is MIRPVSARERRLIALLILTALIAAGYFLIVAPVVAGFQSRAERFDRLALTYTHNLRTIATIPRLRREAELRRAASVSFVAAAGNAEAGREWLKDRLQRAVDSAGGAFREGSDAEASPGWARARASARMTLPQLAAALAHLQNQPPWLIVETVSITAGNVIVPGQAPSMDMEIEASIPLRPAAAR